Proteins from a genomic interval of Ictalurus furcatus strain D&B chromosome 2, Billie_1.0, whole genome shotgun sequence:
- the prr15la gene encoding proline-rich protein 15-like protein A, whose translation MATAEPAPAWWKLTFLRKKKSEAKELYEVPAEYSNNAETAPGMSSTTGTPDDSQFNARLERIVDKTATKGRHVKVSNSGRFKEKKRIRSTLAENPELFPNQDTCNGNQSTGN comes from the coding sequence ATGGCTACGGCTGAGCCAGCCCCTGCCTGGTGGAAGCTGACCTTCCTCCGCAAGAAGAAATCCGAGGCCAAGGAGTTGTATGAGGTACCTGCAGAGTACAGTAATAATGCAGAGACAGCACCTGGGATGAGCAGTACGACTGGGACACCTGACGACAGCCAGTTCAATGCTCGCCTTGAACGCATTGTGGACAAAACAGCCACAAAAGGACGACACGTTAAAGTCTCCAACTCAGGTCGCTTCAAGGAGAAAAAGCGCATCCGGTCAACATTAGCCGAAAACCCGGAATTGTTCCCCAACCAAGACACTTGCAATGGGAACCAGAGCACAGGGAACTGA
- the si:dkey-75a21.2 gene encoding uncharacterized protein si:dkey-75a21.2, protein MVLERQNPASGKLKPRMSNKERFHCVNPEINLALYPALKDWLPCNHEYHVCDYKTIRQTQDHVDFSATLRMTISTIEEVQQWVKDSTITWRIDRTRPPKGQRVIFKVDYRCHHNTKPRNTMEPSGRRTKNTNCPAKMSITLHRPQGSNGRQCRSTDPHMPTFPTLVHITNEHNHNLHVPDALRYKDVGPEAIQKLKKLFEAGHSPSTALDVLKYDLQLELGEDYAYASADRSICPDIQFCYRLYHQVSKSLREASPSSSILPSQETTTSWVAADPMGQTCIMEHEIVTTEVSEEDNPTDKLKSCLSDLCDIIEKQPSVWSATQDFIKGIERVQHNPVKLASAMHAFGRYSCLLMKKRAKTMRRGSQCAGLAITSQPTAVTRRKSKLGGRRRLTVGRQSKTTSGPDHEYSQPEKRQRCSGPHGFSHGMGKTK, encoded by the exons ATGGT GCTGGAGCGCCAAAACCCTGCCTCAGGCAAACTTAAACCTCGTATGTCAAATAAGGAACGTTTTCACTGCGTCAATCCAGAGATTAACCTTGCACTGTACCCAGCATTAAAA GACTGGCTTCCGTGTAATCATGAATATCACGTCTGTGACTACAAGACCATAAGGCAGACTCAGGACCATGTCGATTTTTCTGCCACCCTGAGAATGACTATATCTACTATCGAAGAAGTACAACAGTGGGTGAAGGACTCGACCATCACCTGGAGGATTGATCGGACCAGACCACCTAAGGGACAAAGAGTTATTTTTAAG GTGGACTACAGATGCCACCACAACACAAAACCTAGGAACACCATGGAACCATCTGGGAGACGGACCAAAAACACAAACTGCCCTGCAAAGATGAGCATAACGCTCCATCGCCCACAGGGAAGCAATGGAAGGCAGTGTCG GAGCACGGATCCTCACATGCCAACTTTCCCGACGCTCGTGCACATCACCAATGAGCACAATCATAACTTGCACGTACCGGATGCATTGAGGTACAAGGACGTTGGACCAGAAGCTATACAAAAGTTAAAGAAGCTTTTCGAAGCTGGCCATTCACCATCTACAGCCCTGGACGTCTTAAAATATGACCTCCAGCTCGAACTCGGAGAGGATTACGCGTATGCATCAGCAGACCGATCGATCTGCCCTGACATTCAGTTCTGCTACAg ATTGTACCACCAAGTTTCTAAATCTCTCAGAGAAGCCAGTCCATCCTCTTCCATTCTCCCCAGCCAAGAAACAACCACATCCTGGGTAGCAGCTGATCCGATGGGACAGACATGCATCATGGAGCATGAGATTGTAACCACAGAAG tttcagaggaGGACAATCCCACAGACAAGCTGAAGTCGTGCTTATCTGATCTGTGTGACATCATTGAGAAACAGCCGAGTGTGTGGTCCGCAACGCAGGACTTCATCAAGGGAATTGAACGTGTCCAGCACAACCCTGTGAAGTTAGCGTCAGCCATGCATGCGTTTGGTCGCTACAGCTGCCTTCTAATGAAGAAAAGGGCTAAAACAATGCGAAGGGGTTCTCAGTGTGCTGGACTTGCTATTACCTCTCAGCCCACAGCAGTGACCAGGAGGAAGTCCAAGCTTGGCGGGAGACGGCGGCTGACGGTGGGCCGACAGAGCAAGACGACTTCGGGGCCTGACCATGAATACAGTCAGccagaaaaaagacagagatgCTCAGGGCCTCATGGCTTTTCACACGGCATGGGAAAAACCAAATAG
- the si:dkey-110g7.8 gene encoding GTPase IMAP family member 8 isoform X1 — MATVSLSSNPVESPFLPKRHILLLGYRGSGKTSSCYTITGQGELQARPHTEEPVLCRKTFGSRLLLVVDTPGWNMDDGDAAGEKLDSQSSTVAHIRHLCYPGIHAMLLVVPIGEPFTEHHRKGMVDRVEAAGTDVWKFTIVLFTRADRLWGNGVEEFITEGGKALQRLVERCGNRYHTLDNTSTENSTQVNELVQKLEEMVQDNEGSFFAMDERIETPTSEWMLQGEVGERMITGDTEVTSPMFRSPPRELRMLLVGWQGSGKSSAGNMILGGRMFESGCHTEVSLRRQAPVNGRRVTLVDTPGWDWFSVHRTPRHVRKEIKRGAGLLHPGPHAILLVIPAISTLTSRKRRALESHLEMFGEDASLHTMVLFSCGDWLGCTPIEEQLQRDGEQLLSLLEHCLNYYHVLDSTNAKRGREQVGELLQKVEEMVAQNEEQPFLPVKLYEEQDDEASCEKCTLQ, encoded by the exons tagAGTCACCCTTTTTGCCAAAGAGGCATATTCTTTTGCTGGGGTATCGTGGCTCTGGCAAGACCTCATCCTGCTACACCATTACTGGCCAAGGGGAGCTACAGGCCAGGCCGCACACAGAAGAGCCTGTTCTCTGCAGAAAGACATTTGGCAGCAGGCTCCTTCTTGTGGTGGACACCCCTGGATGGAacatggatgatggagatgcagcaggagaaaaaCTGGACAGCCAGAGCTCTACAGTGGCCCATATCAGGCACCTGTGTTATCCGGGCATCCATGCCATGCTGCTGGTGGTGCCAATCGGAGAGCCGTTCACTGAACATCACAGGAAGGGCATGGTCGATCGTGTCGAGGCAGCCGGGACAGATGTGTGGAAATTCACTATAGTATTGTTCACCAGGGCAGACAGGCTCTGGGGCAATGGCGTAGAAGAGTTTATCACAGAAGGCGGAAAGGCACTTCAAAGACTGGTGGAGAGGTGTGGGAACCGATACCACACTCTGGACAACACCAGCACTGAGAACAGCACACAGGTTAATGAGCTTGTGCAAAAGTTGGAAGAGATGGTGCAAGACAATGAGGGATCCTTCTTTGCAATGGATGAGAGGATTGAGACACCTACAAGTGAATGGATGTTGCAAGGAGAAGTGGGAGAGCGAATGATCACAGGTGATACAGAGGTGACATCACCGATGTTTAGATCACCACCACGAG AGTTGCGGATGTTGTTAGTGGGATGGCAAGGTTCAGGAAAAAGTTCAGCAGGAAACATGATCTTGGGTGGACGCATGTTTGAATCAGGTTGTCATACTGAAGTCTCCTTGCGCCGTCAGGCCCCCGTTAATGGGCGCCGTGTGACATTAGTGGACACACCAGGCTGGGACTGGTTTTCTGTCCACCGCACGCCTCGTCACGTCAGAAAGGAAATCAAACGAGGGGCGGGGCTGCTTCACCCTGGCCCACACGCTATCCTACTGGTCATTCCCGCCATCTCCACCCTTACATCCAGGAAGCGACGAGCCCTTGAGAGCCACCTGGAGATGTTTGGCGAGGACGCCTCTCTCCACACCATGGTACTTTTCTCTTGTGGTGATTGGCTGGGCTGCACACCGATCGAGGAGCAACTCCAAAGGGATGGTGAGCAATTGTTGAGTCTGTTGGAGCACTGTCTAAACTACTACCATGTGCTGGATAGCACCAATGCAAAGAGAGGTCGGGAACAGGTGGGCGAGCTTCTGCAAAAAGTGGAAGAAATGGTGGCACAGAATGAAGAACAGCCATTCTTACCTGTCAAAT TGTATGAAGAACAGGATGATGAAGCATCATGTGAGAAATGCACTCTGCAGTGA
- the si:dkey-110g7.8 gene encoding GTPase IMAP family member 8 isoform X2 produces the protein MATVSLSSNPVESPFLPKRHILLLGYRGSGKTSSCYTITGQGELQARPHTEEPVLCRKTFGSRLLLVVDTPGWNMDDGDAAGEKLDSQSSTVAHIRHLCYPGIHAMLLVVPIGEPFTEHHRKGMVDRVEAAGTDVWKFTIVLFTRADRLWGNGVEEFITEGGKALQRLVERCGNRYHTLDNTSTENSTQVNELVQKLEEMVQDNEGSFFAMDERIETPTSEWMLQGEVGERMITGDTEVTSPMFRSPPRELRMLLVGWQGSGKSSAGNMILGGRMFESGCHTEVSLRRQAPVNGRRVTLVDTPGWDWFSVHRTPRHVRKEIKRGAGLLHPGPHAILLVIPAISTLTSRKRRALESHLEMFGEDASLHTMVLFSCGDWLGCTPIEEQLQRDGEQLLSLLEHCLNYYHVLDSTNAKRGREQVGELLQKVEEMVAQNEEQPFLPVKSGNLEPI, from the exons tagAGTCACCCTTTTTGCCAAAGAGGCATATTCTTTTGCTGGGGTATCGTGGCTCTGGCAAGACCTCATCCTGCTACACCATTACTGGCCAAGGGGAGCTACAGGCCAGGCCGCACACAGAAGAGCCTGTTCTCTGCAGAAAGACATTTGGCAGCAGGCTCCTTCTTGTGGTGGACACCCCTGGATGGAacatggatgatggagatgcagcaggagaaaaaCTGGACAGCCAGAGCTCTACAGTGGCCCATATCAGGCACCTGTGTTATCCGGGCATCCATGCCATGCTGCTGGTGGTGCCAATCGGAGAGCCGTTCACTGAACATCACAGGAAGGGCATGGTCGATCGTGTCGAGGCAGCCGGGACAGATGTGTGGAAATTCACTATAGTATTGTTCACCAGGGCAGACAGGCTCTGGGGCAATGGCGTAGAAGAGTTTATCACAGAAGGCGGAAAGGCACTTCAAAGACTGGTGGAGAGGTGTGGGAACCGATACCACACTCTGGACAACACCAGCACTGAGAACAGCACACAGGTTAATGAGCTTGTGCAAAAGTTGGAAGAGATGGTGCAAGACAATGAGGGATCCTTCTTTGCAATGGATGAGAGGATTGAGACACCTACAAGTGAATGGATGTTGCAAGGAGAAGTGGGAGAGCGAATGATCACAGGTGATACAGAGGTGACATCACCGATGTTTAGATCACCACCACGAG AGTTGCGGATGTTGTTAGTGGGATGGCAAGGTTCAGGAAAAAGTTCAGCAGGAAACATGATCTTGGGTGGACGCATGTTTGAATCAGGTTGTCATACTGAAGTCTCCTTGCGCCGTCAGGCCCCCGTTAATGGGCGCCGTGTGACATTAGTGGACACACCAGGCTGGGACTGGTTTTCTGTCCACCGCACGCCTCGTCACGTCAGAAAGGAAATCAAACGAGGGGCGGGGCTGCTTCACCCTGGCCCACACGCTATCCTACTGGTCATTCCCGCCATCTCCACCCTTACATCCAGGAAGCGACGAGCCCTTGAGAGCCACCTGGAGATGTTTGGCGAGGACGCCTCTCTCCACACCATGGTACTTTTCTCTTGTGGTGATTGGCTGGGCTGCACACCGATCGAGGAGCAACTCCAAAGGGATGGTGAGCAATTGTTGAGTCTGTTGGAGCACTGTCTAAACTACTACCATGTGCTGGATAGCACCAATGCAAAGAGAGGTCGGGAACAGGTGGGCGAGCTTCTGCAAAAAGTGGAAGAAATGGTGGCACAGAATGAAGAACAGCCATTCTTACCTGTCAAAT cggggaacctggagcctatctga